From the genome of Papaver somniferum cultivar HN1 chromosome 2, ASM357369v1, whole genome shotgun sequence, one region includes:
- the LOC113352610 gene encoding zinc finger BED domain-containing protein RICESLEEPER 2-like, translated as MVEISEDDSASNLPIIHGVASQMGPPPPRPPRSGQVHGPSAGTGSTAGSSTPASEPSHACGAGETLDNNPNAGVKRSKVWDHYDIYENGERAKCKYCKKANYKIGKKNLDGKKHGTSNLQHHLDKCQKYKNEMNEARADGQQTLEFQPCKLGEEPQLVGVSFSQDACRRALIRFIVTDEMAFRIVEGEGFIAFCKYLEPRFKLPSRMTIYRDVCKLFLTEKANLKSYFKANKIRVCLTTDTWTSSQNYNYMVVTAHFIDHHWKLHKRIICFCLIDSHEGTNIGEALAKCLLDWGLEKVFTVTLDNASANKVAVDYLRKRVQSWGSALLGAKHLHVRCAAHVLALVVKDGMKKYHTSLLRIRAVVKYVTKSPARYKRFTEAAVSERIDCKKGLILDVRTRWNSTYLMLVAAERYEKAFEMLRELDKAFCEEFCFDIPVPDNIMGDGDDTVDLDADYDLESDNEEELDTTEEEDSAAVRKAKKKNRPKVHAPERYDWCNARVLIKFLQVFYEATVAFSASTYVTSHSFLLELGTVRQELEEWKNTHEDPFLSHMGAVMLLKYNKYWGTYRKMNSLMFMAVLLDPREKEHGLFVTVEDLILIKQKMLDVQYLHQNLWARLIPLLLKVLRVLEVLFLARPSIWREGINESIN; from the exons ATGGTTGAAATCTCAGAAGATGATTCTGCTTCTAATCTTCCAATTATACATGGAGTGGCATCACAAATGGGACCTCCCCCTCCACGTCCACCGCGTTCTGGACAAGTGCATGGACCATCAGCAGGGACAGGGAGTACCGCTGGCTCATCTACACCAGCTTCTGAACCTTCACATGCTTGTGGCGCAGGTGAAACATTAGATAATAATCCTAATGCTGGTGTGAAGAGATCAAAGGTATGGGATCACTATGATATTTATGAAAATGGTGAGAGAGCGAAATGTAAATATTGCAAAAAGGCTAATTACAAGATTGGTAAGAAAAATTTGGATGGTAAGAAACATGGGACTTCTAATCTCCAACATCATTTGGATAAGTGTCAGAAGTATAAGAATGAAATGAATGAGGCTAGAGCTGACGGACAACAAACACTTGAATTCCAGCCTTGCAAGCTTggagaggaaccacagttggttgGGGTGTCTTTTTCTCAAGATGCGTGCAGGAGAGCGCTGATTAGATTTATCGTTACCGATGAAATGGCTTTTAGAATTGTTGAAGGTGAAGGTTTTATAGCTTTTTGTAAGTATCTTGAGCCTCGATTTAAGCTTCCAAGTCGTATGACAATATACCGTGATGTGTGCAAGCTGTTTTTGACAGAGAAGGCTAATCTGAAAAGTTATTTCAAAGCAAACAAGATAAGAGTGTGCCTTACTACTGACACTTGGACGTCATCGCAGAATTACAATTATATGGTAGTGACTGCGCATTTCATTGATCATCATTGGAAACTACATAAAAGAATTATCTgtttttgcttgattgatagccaTGAAGGTACAAATATTGGAGAGGCTTTGGCGAAATGTTTGCTAGACTGGGGACTTGAAAAGGTTTTCACTGTGACGCTTGATAATGCGTCTGCAAATAAAGTTGCTGTTGACTATTTGAGGAAGAGAGTTCAGAGTTGGGGTTCTGCATTACTCGGAGCTAAACATTTACATGTTCGATGTGCGGCTCACGTACTTGCACTTGTTGTGAAGGACGGTATGAagaagtatcatacatcacttctCAGGATCAGGGCAGTGGTAAAATATGTCACGAAATCTCCCGCAAGATATAAAAGGTTTACGGAGGCTGCTGTGTCGGAAAGAATAGATTGTAAAAAGGGTCTGATATTAGATGTGAGAACGCGGTGGAATTCTACTTACTTAATGCTTGTTGCTGCTGAAAGATATGAAAAGGCATTTGAAATGCTACGTGAGTTGGATAAGGCATTTTGTGAAGAGTTTTGCTTTGATATTCCAGTACCAGATAATATTATGGGTGATGGTGATGACACTGTTGATCTTGATGCTGATTATGATCTGGAatcagacaatgaagaagaacttgatactactgaagaagaagattctgCTGCTGTCaggaaagccaagaaaaaaaacaGGCCAAAAGTGCATGCTCCTGAACGATACGATTGGTGCAACGCGAGAGTTCTGATTAAGTTTCTACAAGTATTTTATGAAGCAACTGTTGCATTTTCAGCTTCtacttatgttacttctcattctTTCTTATTGGAACTTGGCACTGTTCGTCAAGAATTAGAAGAATGGAAAAATACACATGAGGACCCTTTCTTAAGCCACATGGGTGCTGTAATGTTGCTCAAGTACAACAAATATTGGGGAACATACCGAAAGATGAATTCGTTGATGTTTATGGCTGTACTTCTTGATCCACGAGAGAAAGAACATGGATTATTTGTgactgttgaagatttaatt CTTATAAAGCAGAAAATGTTAGATGTGcagtatcttcatcagaatctgtGGGCGAGACTAATTCCACTTCTACTCAAAGTTCTTCGAGTTTTGGAAGTACTATTTCTAGCAAGGCCAAGTATATGGCGGGAAGGAATAAACGAAAGCATCAATTGA
- the LOC113350298 gene encoding serine/threonine-protein phosphatase PP1-like, whose product MMTMEGMMDIGVLDDIIRRLLDGKGGGKQVQLSEGEIRQLCVNARHVFLNQPNLLKLHAPIKICGDIHGQYQDLLRMFEFGGFPPSASYLFLGDYVDRGKQSLETICLLLAYKVRYPDKLFLLRGNHEDAKINRIYGFYDECKRRFNVRLWKIFTDCFNSLPVAAVIDEKIFCMHGGLSPDLENLKQINDIKRPTEIPDAGLLCDLLWADPDPAVEGWQDSDRGVSCTFGPDRVKEFLSKNELDLICRGHQVVEDGYEFFAKRRLVTIFSAPNYGGEFDNAGALMSVDEALMCSFEILKPMEHDPPAGSSSSSGLTLKKLPKGSK is encoded by the exons ATGATGACAATGGAAGGGATGATGGATATAGGGGTATTGGATGATATAATAAGAAGGTTATTGGACGGAAAAGGAGGAGGTAAACAGGTTCAATTATCTGAAGGTGAAATTAGACAACTTTGTGTCAACGCTAGACATGTTTTCCTGAATCAACCTAATCTTCTAAAACTCCACGCTCCTATCAAGATCTGTG GTGATATACATGGGCAATACCAAGACCTTTTAAGGATGTTTGAATTTGGTGGTTTCCCTCCTTCTGCAAGCTACCTCTTTCTTGGAGACTACGTTGATCGTGGTAAACAAAGCTTAGAAACAATCTGCTTACTATTGGCCTACAAAGTTAGGTATCCCGACAAGCTATTTCTTTTAAGAGGAAACCATGAAGATGCAAAAATAAATAGGATTTATGGTTTCTACGACGAGTGCAAAAGGAGGTTTAATGTTCGGTTGTGGAAGATCTTTACTGACTGCTTTAATTCCTTGCCCGTGGCTGCTGTCATTGATGAAAAGATCTTCTGCATGCATGGGGGTCTTTCTCCAGACTTGGAAAATCTAAAACAAATAAATGATATCAAAAGACCAACTGAGATCCCTGATGCTGGTCTCCTATGTGATCTGTTGTGGGCTGATCCTGACCCTGCAGTTGAAGGATGGCAAGACAGTGATCGAGGTGTGTCCTGTACCTTTGGACCTGACAGGGTTAAGGAGTTCCTATCTAAGAATGAACTAGACCTAATATGCCGAGGTCATCAG GTGGTCGAGGATGGATATGAATTTTTTGCCAAAAGGAGATTAGTTACAATATTTTCGGCTCCAAACTATGGTGGGGAATTTGATAATGCAGGTGCTTTGATGAGTGTTGATGAAGCTCTAATGTGTTCTTTCGAGATATTGAAACCAATGGAACATGATCCTCCTGCAGGCAGTTCTAGTTCTTCAGGGTTGACGCTTAAGAAG TTACCGAAAGGTTCAAAATGA